The following proteins are encoded in a genomic region of Dyadobacter sp. UC 10:
- a CDS encoding YbaB/EbfC family nucleoid-associated protein yields the protein MFGNMADMMGLMGKMKDLQSRMKEAQDQLGTITETAESGGGLVKATVNGQKALVSLDIDQDLIKPEDKEMLQDLIVAAVNRAFDNIEPKIKAHLQKATDGVLPNIPGLDLSGFMK from the coding sequence ATGTTTGGAAATATGGCAGACATGATGGGTCTGATGGGGAAAATGAAAGATCTCCAGTCCCGCATGAAAGAAGCGCAGGATCAGTTGGGTACTATCACAGAAACTGCGGAGTCGGGTGGTGGATTGGTTAAAGCCACTGTAAATGGTCAGAAAGCTTTGGTCAGCCTCGATATTGACCAAGACCTTATCAAACCAGAGGATAAGGAAATGCTACAGGATTTGATCGTAGCAGCCGTGAACAGGGCATTTGATAATATTGAACCTAAAATCAAGGCGCATTTACAAAAAGCAACAGATGGCGTGCTACCCAATATCCCAGGGTTGGATTTGAGCGGATTTATGAAATAA
- a CDS encoding T9SS type B sorting domain-containing protein, with protein sequence MNFRQLIVFVLGAVLLTSLHVTGQSFCGNTGGFLLTPTAGCAPLSVTVKNTVPKSENLTYAYNFDRSRTTVPDPSETTQDSSHTYNLPGTYTILQFGSANGTGFSQCTDIIVKETRAPNAELVVCPSGKVRLTLISDSISTAYDGVIINWGDGSNQSINPKGSALVVDHTYAAGTKPVVSIRGSYRNLDCQQKTIAKTLTGTNAQSLAGVVIKSVEMLPAGEAKVLYEGMEGIVTELLMDKGDGQFVSTGKSGQTGGTQSVTVAGLDAKQKYRFKLSSRNICDNLIESPAVASMHVMEGTYALDEIISLSWEHFPNTDNLIQYQLKRDGSVIFSSANALSYLDTDVKCGNSYKYEIVAIIENDVRSYSAPVILEPKTSAPGLITQASVTVQAENTVSTQVQLSGEGLTSSYDLIIERAVAGSSDYQKVSPTDNQSLQFLDNAVSSNENSYCYRFQYENACNLKSPGYSQPVCTILLTSRTPELVWTTESPFTEPVGNYDLHQLDDQGNTELTIPKQLQIAHALDLAAQSSYSFRIEAKSADGALVSSSNVLNFRSEPIVLVPDAFTPNGDTYNERFEVKAYFISEFQMSVFDRWGEVVYHSKNLADTWDGKVASENAAGGYYIYQIEAVDTSGRKFSKKGSFLLIR encoded by the coding sequence ATGAATTTCAGGCAATTGATCGTATTTGTGTTGGGCGCGGTATTACTTACCTCTCTGCATGTAACCGGTCAAAGCTTTTGCGGGAATACCGGTGGGTTTTTACTTACTCCAACTGCCGGTTGTGCACCGTTATCGGTAACTGTCAAGAATACGGTTCCGAAATCAGAAAATCTGACCTACGCCTACAATTTCGATCGCTCGCGGACTACCGTTCCCGATCCGTCGGAAACTACCCAGGATTCCAGCCATACTTACAATCTTCCGGGCACTTACACGATTTTACAATTCGGCAGTGCGAATGGGACCGGTTTTAGCCAATGCACCGACATTATCGTAAAAGAGACCCGCGCGCCCAATGCAGAATTGGTTGTTTGTCCGAGTGGAAAAGTCAGATTGACATTAATAAGTGATAGTATTTCAACGGCTTATGATGGCGTGATAATCAATTGGGGCGACGGATCGAATCAGAGCATCAATCCAAAAGGCAGCGCGCTGGTTGTAGACCACACCTATGCCGCTGGTACGAAGCCGGTAGTGAGCATCCGCGGCAGCTACCGGAATCTGGATTGTCAGCAGAAAACGATAGCTAAAACTTTGACGGGAACCAATGCACAGTCGCTGGCCGGTGTTGTTATCAAAAGCGTGGAAATGCTGCCGGCAGGCGAGGCGAAGGTGCTGTATGAGGGAATGGAAGGCATTGTCACTGAGTTGTTAATGGATAAGGGCGACGGTCAGTTCGTTTCAACTGGTAAGTCGGGACAGACGGGCGGCACACAATCGGTTACGGTCGCGGGACTGGATGCGAAGCAAAAATACCGTTTCAAATTATCGTCGCGGAATATTTGCGATAACCTGATCGAAAGCCCGGCGGTGGCCAGCATGCATGTCATGGAAGGGACCTATGCGCTGGATGAAATCATTTCGCTTTCGTGGGAGCATTTTCCAAATACCGATAATCTGATACAATATCAGTTGAAGAGGGACGGATCGGTCATTTTTTCTTCGGCCAATGCATTGTCTTACCTGGACACCGATGTGAAATGCGGCAATAGCTATAAGTATGAAATTGTCGCGATCATTGAAAACGATGTACGTTCTTACTCTGCGCCTGTTATTCTCGAACCAAAAACCTCAGCACCAGGGCTCATCACTCAGGCGAGTGTGACAGTCCAGGCCGAAAATACGGTCAGTACGCAGGTCCAGTTGTCGGGTGAAGGCTTGACCAGTAGTTATGATCTGATTATCGAGCGGGCAGTCGCCGGGAGTTCTGATTATCAGAAAGTATCTCCGACCGACAATCAGAGCTTACAGTTTTTGGATAACGCAGTCAGTTCAAATGAAAACTCGTATTGCTATCGGTTTCAATATGAAAACGCCTGTAACCTGAAATCGCCAGGGTATAGCCAGCCCGTGTGTACCATTTTACTGACGAGCCGGACGCCGGAACTAGTCTGGACAACCGAATCGCCCTTTACGGAACCTGTTGGTAACTATGATTTGCACCAGCTTGATGATCAGGGGAATACGGAACTGACTATTCCTAAACAATTGCAAATCGCACATGCACTGGATCTCGCGGCCCAATCTTCCTACTCTTTCCGCATAGAAGCAAAATCGGCGGATGGCGCGTTGGTAAGTTCTTCTAATGTACTTAATTTCAGAAGCGAGCCGATTGTACTGGTGCCGGACGCATTCACACCCAACGGGGATACATATAATGAGCGGTTTGAGGTAAAAGCTTATTTTATTTCAGAGTTTCAGATGTCGGTTTTTGATCGCTGGGGAGAAGTGGTTTATCACTCAAAAAACCTGGCGGATACCTGGGACGGAAAAGTCGCCAGTGAGAACGCGGCGGGCGGCTACTATATATATCAGATCGAAGCAGTAGATACTTCCGGTCGCAAATTTTCCAAAAAAGGGAGTTTTTTGTTGATTAGATAG
- a CDS encoding T9SS type B sorting domain-containing protein — protein MRLPLLPPSLLFVFCCLVTISVNGQGLCDRGGGGFTLDKTQGCAPLTVTVANTVPNPILVAYDAAYDGKSPKTQSGPNFTYSLPGLYTILQQGAVSSGQFYACKTVEVFETRVITPQYSSCGGGKIFLSLTDDAILKAYDEVKIEWGDGKTDVWKKGSLLVIEHNYTDVSSNPTVLVTGLYVGKGCNAGRPTSLPISFQQPQLNAIAIKSIEMRGDGTLRINYLGISGVYTDIRYSTNNSNYTTAGRRSSGGLQPFDVKSMVTSQVYQLKLSSEDLCSGKNDSKVYSSMTLSGKSEDGKNILTWSKYPDAAEFTSYDLLRDGTVIKSFTSINDITYTDEDVQCGSYSEYQVIAKLKDVTSTSAPVGVKAEIASPKPIEGAAVTVDGNHLVTIKANVPGAGPNSTYDLTIEKAEAGATLFKKIITLFNESEYSDPDVKTNELSYCYRISYTNSCGQKVPASQPICTILLTKNLTTLNWTTELPILGGISGYDVIQAGSSTAEEVIPVAMNSKYTVQLNAQSDLEYNFHIRATSPDGDFESLSNIINYRRGAGVFVPDAFSPNGDGYNDILEAKSTQLQAFTFSVINRWGQVVFHSEDINNGWDGTIKGENAPVGSYVYKMTFVDDINQTVEKSGTFMLLR, from the coding sequence ATGAGATTACCGTTACTTCCCCCTTCACTTTTATTTGTTTTCTGTTGCTTAGTCACGATATCCGTCAATGGCCAGGGCTTGTGTGACCGTGGTGGAGGCGGATTTACACTTGATAAGACGCAAGGTTGTGCTCCACTCACAGTTACCGTGGCCAATACTGTTCCGAATCCGATTTTAGTGGCCTATGATGCCGCCTATGACGGGAAATCTCCAAAAACACAGAGCGGCCCGAATTTCACATATTCTCTTCCTGGTTTGTACACGATATTACAGCAGGGGGCAGTGTCTTCCGGGCAGTTTTATGCTTGCAAGACCGTTGAGGTGTTTGAAACCCGGGTAATCACGCCGCAGTATTCTTCATGTGGCGGTGGAAAGATTTTTTTGAGTCTTACTGATGATGCGATCCTGAAAGCATATGACGAGGTAAAAATAGAATGGGGAGACGGAAAGACTGACGTCTGGAAGAAAGGAAGCCTATTGGTGATAGAGCACAATTATACAGATGTGAGTAGTAATCCAACTGTTTTGGTAACGGGGCTATATGTGGGAAAGGGATGCAATGCGGGTCGCCCAACTTCTCTGCCCATTTCTTTTCAGCAGCCTCAGTTAAACGCGATTGCGATCAAATCTATCGAAATGAGGGGTGATGGTACGCTTAGGATCAACTACCTGGGCATAAGCGGGGTGTACACCGATATACGATACAGTACGAATAATTCGAATTATACGACAGCAGGAAGAAGATCATCGGGGGGGCTGCAACCCTTCGATGTGAAGAGTATGGTTACTAGCCAGGTGTATCAGTTAAAGCTTTCTTCGGAGGATCTTTGTTCAGGTAAAAATGACAGCAAGGTTTACAGTAGCATGACCCTTTCCGGTAAGTCCGAAGACGGGAAAAATATTCTTACATGGAGCAAGTATCCTGATGCGGCTGAGTTTACATCTTATGATCTTTTGCGCGATGGAACAGTTATTAAAAGTTTTACTTCCATAAACGATATTACTTACACGGATGAGGATGTGCAATGCGGCAGTTATTCGGAATATCAGGTTATTGCCAAACTTAAGGATGTAACTTCAACTTCGGCCCCGGTTGGTGTGAAAGCAGAAATCGCTTCTCCAAAGCCTATTGAAGGTGCAGCGGTTACCGTTGATGGTAATCATCTGGTGACAATTAAAGCGAATGTTCCTGGTGCTGGACCTAATAGCACTTATGACCTTACCATTGAGAAAGCTGAGGCAGGCGCAACATTGTTCAAGAAAATTATTACCCTTTTTAATGAAAGCGAATATTCGGATCCGGATGTCAAAACCAATGAACTTTCGTATTGCTACCGGATAAGTTACACCAATTCCTGCGGCCAGAAGGTTCCGGCTTCACAACCGATCTGTACCATTTTACTGACGAAAAATTTAACCACACTCAATTGGACTACGGAATTGCCGATCCTGGGAGGAATTTCGGGGTATGATGTCATACAAGCTGGTTCCAGCACAGCAGAAGAAGTGATTCCTGTTGCGATGAATTCAAAGTACACAGTCCAGCTCAATGCCCAAAGCGACCTGGAATATAATTTCCATATCCGCGCTACTTCCCCCGATGGAGATTTTGAAAGCCTTTCCAATATTATCAACTACCGCAGAGGCGCGGGCGTTTTTGTGCCTGATGCATTCAGCCCTAATGGCGATGGCTACAATGATATTCTCGAAGCAAAATCCACCCAGCTGCAAGCTTTTACTTTTTCCGTGATTAACCGCTGGGGACAGGTAGTTTTTCATTCGGAGGACATCAATAATGGCTGGGATGGTACTATTAAGGGTGAAAACGCACCGGTAGGATCCTACGTTTACAAAATGACTTTCGTTGACGATATCAACCAAACAGTTGAAAAAAGTGGTACTTTTATGCTTTTAAGGTAG